The Shewanella algae DNA segment CGATGACGGCCAGGTGGGTCCTCCGGGAGAAGTGGGGATCAATATTGCCAAAGCCAAATCACTGCAGGCCAATATCGAAGCCGTAACCATAGATGAGCAAACCCGGGTTTCGGTCGACTTTTTCTTAAGCGACGCCAACGGCGTTGCCGTGACCGGACTGGAACAACTGGAGCAGGTATCAGCCTTGGCCATGGGCATAGCCAAGCTGGGCAGTGCTCAACCCATGTACGGTGATACAAGGCCAGCGGAAGGGCGCTATGAGATAAGCCGCGCTCCCCAATGGATAAGCTATATCAATAAACTGGTTGAGCCGGGTACAGGTGCCACAGCCCAGGCCGCAGCGCAGTGGCAAGCCGGGATTGAGAGTGACTGTAAACTCGACTGCCTGCAGAGCCTGGGCCAGGGGCGTTACCGCTATCAATTCAGCAAGACGCTCAATCAATACCCAAGCTTTGAAGGGCTCGATACCCATTACGAGAGTGACAAGACTCACAGGGTCTATCTGGAACTCAAGCCCGCTGCAGACAGCTCACTGAGCAGCATGCTGATCAACAGTGTCTATGACTTTATTCCGGCAACCGGCCAAGCCGCCGCTACCGAAGACAGCCGGGTATTGATAGATCAGCAGCAGGCCTGCTATCGCTGCCACGGCAGTGACAGGGATAACAGTGAGGCGCGTTTGTTGATGCACGGCAGCAAGCGTTTTGCCTTTGAAGGCTGCGTCATGTGTCACACCAGTTACTCGGGCGACCCAGAAACCGGCTCGGCGCTTGATATGGCGACCCTGACTCACAAAATTCACCAAGGCGAGTACAAGGTCGTTGGCTATCAGGGCCATGAATATGACTACAGCCAATTGCACTATCCCGGTGATATCAAGGATTGTAACAGCTGTCATATTCCCGATGCGGCGCCGCAGGCCAACCAATACTTTATTCCCGGCAATAACAGCTGCCTGAGCTGCCACAGTAAGGATGCCCCCGAGGGCTGGAATGGCAGCGCCAGTGCTTTATTCCACGATAGAGAACTCTTCCCCAGAGGCTGGCAACAAAGCTGCTCAGGCTGCCATCCGGATGCCAGCAACCCAGAGGGCGCGGGTAAAATCCACCTGAGCCTTGGCAGGACAAGCAAACTCATCAAACAGGAGTATGCCTTTGCGCTTTCCTCCGCCGCTATTGAT contains these protein-coding regions:
- a CDS encoding OmcA/MtrC family decaheme c-type cytochrome, encoding MMKFKPKNAWWKLSPLVVCLLAACSDGDDGQVGPPGEVGINIAKAKSLQANIEAVTIDEQTRVSVDFFLSDANGVAVTGLEQLEQVSALAMGIAKLGSAQPMYGDTRPAEGRYEISRAPQWISYINKLVEPGTGATAQAAAQWQAGIESDCKLDCLQSLGQGRYRYQFSKTLNQYPSFEGLDTHYESDKTHRVYLELKPAADSSLSSMLINSVYDFIPATGQAAATEDSRVLIDQQQACYRCHGSDRDNSEARLLMHGSKRFAFEGCVMCHTSYSGDPETGSALDMATLTHKIHQGEYKVVGYQGHEYDYSQLHYPGDIKDCNSCHIPDAAPQANQYFIPGNNSCLSCHSKDAPEGWNGSASALFHDRELFPRGWQQSCSGCHPDASNPEGAGKIHLSLGRTSKLIKQEYAFALSSAAIDGDKLSISLDFRSQGRLPADDPAIESLWLTVSGDPEPANRPLNNGQRKIWNLANPGADVSLAMQGHSLNAAIGPLQAADFGEPDKTRVQAKLLVCADPATGFAVACDTSATRIEVIADNPLSLTGSAASNKALADEAACRRCHDSDMQQRVVSAHTLASRFQPGNDSCGSCHAPQGATALTDKSCNDCHNNGTNMYLNAGLKHTPGMDQIKAIRTLNNSLNYREMVHSLHSGTRTVAGMGADREAATYPKPASDCRACHIKGQLTLDGLSQSASVLVATPGATEKGQIAEYSPTVAACGGCHIQVEKWASHAEAFGGVFRKDASGGPVYQSGGESCAVCHAEGRNTGVDMMHGLKD